The following nucleotide sequence is from Salvia miltiorrhiza cultivar Shanhuang (shh) chromosome 7, IMPLAD_Smil_shh, whole genome shotgun sequence.
GAAATATACCCACTCACTTCCGGAATCGCCAAACTTCATCTTCTCCTTTTTGTACTTCTTCTTCAATGTATCGAGACGGTTTCGACACTGAGTGTCGGTTCTTTCGATTTTTGATCCCTGTGATACCTTCTCAGCAACTTCTTGCCACTCCTCGGAGCGCAGACTCTTCCTCCCGTGTTTGAGAAACCTATCTCCCCAAGCGTCGAGTAAGACCAACGTCTCGTGCTCGGTCCAATCAGTGAGGGGATTACGCCCCCCGTATGAGGGTTTCGGAGCTGACGGAGCAGCAGGTGGAGGAGCCGGCAGTCGAGGGGCAAACTCGTAACTTGAGATGAGATTCTTCAGCTTCCTCTTCTTTGGGTGGCGCTGCTGATCACCATTGTCGTCGTCATTGTTGTCATCTTCATCGCCATACTCATACTCATTGTTACTTATCCTTTGAACACCATTACCtccatcatcatcgtcatcatcatcctcatcttcGTCATCTACATCGTTTATTGCCTTCtcgtcatcttcttcatcatcgTCGTCATCATTGTCATCATCTTCTCCATACGAATTGCCAACATCTCGAGGATAGCTGGCATTTTCGACCGGGAACTTTTGGCCATTCGCGGTGTAAGTATCGGAACGGTAAGTAACATCATCCTCATCATCCATCATGCTCAAAACACCAAGATTAACAGCTTTTATCTTTTAGATTATGTTAGTATCCAACCAAATACACTATCTTCCATCCTGCCAAGAGCTCAAGATTTCCTCACAAGAACctaaacaaacacacacacgcCCATAAATTTCAGATATGTTTTTTGAGGAAACAAAATCCAAATAATTATTTCCAAACATACAACACTAGAATAAATTATCCTATCTCCCCTAAAAAACCTAAGCACACTGAAGTCAGATCATTATTGCCATTCATCACAAAAATTCATTAATGATCCAGCTAGAGCCCAAGATATCCTCTCAAAAAattccacacacacacacaaaatccATATGGTTATTGCTAAAACCACAGTACCAAAATAAATTTCCAGATTAGGgaaattttaatccatcaaaatTAAACTTTTCCAATTGTACTAAAACCACCTAGTGCAATCAAAAGTGTAGTCCCCCTGCGATCAAGGCATATAAAGATTGGTTTCAAGAGAAGGAAACTGGATACATAATCATATTCAAGAACAAAGACAAATTTCTTAGACCAAACTTCAAGAATActacttaaaattaaaatctctgTTGATCCCACGAAATTAAATACCAGCAAATCAAGAACCCAAAATAAATCTTACCTGAAAATTGTTTTAATTGTGCAGTTGAGGTGCTTTCAAGATTCAAGCTTCTGCCCGGCAATCAGAAcacaaattagaaatgaaaaatatgacGAAATTCAGAAATGCTGGGTTTGTTAATACGATAGATCCAAGTTAAATCGCATAAGAATTGTTGGGAACTGAGAAATTTGACAAGGATTTTGTTGCGTTGGGGAGAGAAAGTGGACAAAGACGCATCTTTTTGGGGTAGAATGGCCGAGGACGTAATGTGAAGTGGCCGTTGCTAGAATGCGCCGGGAATGCGCTCGCTATACTTGGCACCTTCTCACGGTCTTGGGCCCAATTCTTTTGCgtacggagagagagagagagagttctacTGACTATTTGAGATTGgattattaattataacattcaAACCTAAAGAGATTCCATGATATATTCAGTGTAGTGATATAATTAATACTTTTGTTGTGATTATCTCGAATTATCTAATGTCA
It contains:
- the LOC130992234 gene encoding trihelix transcription factor ENAP1-like produces the protein MMDDEDDVTYRSDTYTANGQKFPVENASYPRDVGNSYGEDDDNDDDDDEEDDEKAINDVDDEDEDDDDDDDGGNGVQRISNNEYEYGDEDDNNDDDNGDQQRHPKKRKLKNLISSYEFAPRLPAPPPAAPSAPKPSYGGRNPLTDWTEHETLVLLDAWGDRFLKHGRKSLRSEEWQEVAEKVSQGSKIERTDTQCRNRLDTLKKKYKKEKMKFGDSGSEWVYFKKIDALLSSSQVQQTGLSCGIDSGEYVFMNPKVYLNRSNGLDEMRDSPGNSTEGEEDESEGLPPKKTTRNGKIRGSAASFKMLADSFHKFSEIYERIEDSKRQQMVELEKMRMDFHRDLELQKREILERGQAEIAKIRQGEDEENTASAENMSG